The genomic region CAGCACCCCCTGTAACAAGCGTTGTCATGTTATTGTATTTCGGCTGCTTTTTTGTTTAAATACTTTAGAAATGAAAAAACAAAGAAAATACCTAAAAGAACAAGGGGAATCAACACCAGGCTTTTCCCAAAAAAAGACTTTTGTACTTGTTGCGGCTTTCCGAAGTTTATTACCTTGATTGCATCGGTATTTTCCTGTAGGTCCATTTTTTTGAGCTCGATATCCCGTATCAAACTATTCTTTAGATTAAAAAGCCCAGTAATATCCATTTGTTCTTGATTGTCCAGAACAATGCGTTCACTGCCCGTTAACCTATCTTCTTGTGCCATTTTTTTGGAATAGTTGGCCACAAGCTCATCTACTTGTTTTAAAAGCGTTTTGTTTTCCTCTATCCTGTTTTCGGCATTGCTTCTGAATGTTTTTACAAGCCCATCAAAATAATCGTTGGTATTTATATATTCGATGATTTTCTCGGCAAACCTTTGACCCTTGTCGGCATCTTTGTAGAAAAAGGTTATTCTATGGTTAAAAGAGCTTTTGTTCTCCAGTTCGGCCCGTACGATATCAGAAATCGCATCGGTCTTTTCAAAACTCTGCAATAGCTCCAGGTACTTTAAGTCACTTTCAGAACTCTTGCTGCCTTCAACCCTACCGATTTCTATTTCAAGGCCTTCGAGGTTCTCCAAATTGACTCCGATACTTTTAAAAAAATCGATGTTTTTAGCCTTTAAGTTGGCCTGAATCTCATTAACAACGTCATACAGATAGTTTTTACTTTCCATATTGGGTTTCACGATCACTTCGGTTTTTAATCGTTTGGTTCTAATTTGATTTAAGCCATAACCCAATGCCGCACCAATAATCAAAAGTCCTAAAAGAATGAATATTCTTTTCTTCAAGTAGAGGAAAACCCGTAGAAAACCTATGAATATTTTATTGAGCCCCTTTCCTATCATTTGGAACAACTGCCCCAAATCTATTTCATCAGAATTGTTTTGTGGTTGTTTATCTGCCATGGCTATGAATCGAATATTTGTTCCAAAATTTTATAGGTTATCAAATATGTGGGTTTTACACCTGTTGTTCCCAAACCTCCAGAAGCTAAAGTACTCCCTGTTTTCAGAGGGTTATCGGAAGCGTAATAGGCATATCTAACTTTCACGTCTTTACTGATGCTCCTTCTTATTTTTGAAGCGGATTGTATCGCTTTTTGATAATGCACGCCTTCCATCTCTAACCCGATGACATTCCAGGTTGATTTATGGAAAAACTTCAATATATCCTTGTTCTGCAATGATGTTCCCAAAACCGTGACCATGGTACCCTCCAATACTTTTAATCCGTTTCCTTCAAAATCTTTGGCACACAGTTCATTTTCAAAGGGATAATTATCCGCAGTGCCCTCGAATATATGTGCAGTGGGAATCATCAAGTCCCCCTTGCCACCTTCAAGAATGCCGGCTTTACCCATAATTGAAATAGAAGCGATATTCATAAAGGATTTGACTTCTTTCCCTTTTTTGAACGGTTTTAAAAACTCATCAATGGTTTCATAGGCCTGTTCCCCAAAAGCATAATCCATGACAAAGATAATAGGTTTTTCCGCATCGGGCACATCATCTTTAAAGGTATAGCAACAGGCCCCGTTCCCAAACTTGGCCGTATCAAAAATTTGAATATCTATATTAGTACCTGAAATATCGTCAATAGGAATCATCCCGTTTTTCTTGGCCGATTCAATAACCTTATCTCTAAGCGCTGTATTTTCAGAGGAACTCAGGGCTTCATAAATTTTTAGCGAATCGTTCTCCGGAAACTCTTTCTTTAGTGCTTTTTTGGCGAACAAAGAATTCATTACACTATGCATATTGGCGCTTATGATATGAATGGGCCTTTCCAATAACTTTTCTTTCTCCAAGGTTTCCTTTATGGTATTGGCCCATCTTTCCCCATGAATATGGTGGCCCAAACGCTCACGCAGCATGGCACTGAAGGTGATGACCCTTTTGTTGCCGGTCGTTTCTTCCTCTATGGCCAATTTACCGAGCCAATAGATGATTTTTAAAAACCGTTCCGGATTTTCCTTTGTGGATAAAACGGAATGTATACCCATTATTTCCTGAAAAGGCCTACCCAAAATATTGGCGGCATGTATCAAGGCGACTTCTCTTTCCTGCTGGGTAAGCTCTTCTTTTTTGGCAGCGTTTTCCAATTTGGTCCAATCGCGGATAGTATCCCCTGAATCCTCGATCAATACTTTTTTGCAGATTTTATGGGATTCGATATACAAAAAGGTAAGGTGCGTTAAAATATCGTAAATATCCGATCGCCCCCGCGTGATTTCTATGTTCATCTGCTCATCGTCGATACGATAGCAGTTTCTCCTTCGTTTTGGTGGAACAATGGGCTTAAAATGGGATTTCCCATAGCCCTCGTCGGAAGTAAGATTGATATACCTACATTCTTCGATACCTTTTGGCAGGCGGTCAAGAACATAGATCAATCCGTTAAGCTCCGCTTTTTCCTCGGCGACCGATCCATAAATCTCTGGGCGCAATTGTAACAGGGCATTTCGCAAACTTTCGCCCGATACCCCCGTAGGTTTGTAGAACCCACGGTTAAACAAATGTCGCATGGTAATGTATAAACGCTCAATGGCATTGGTAGATTCTTGCGCGCGTGTAGTGTATGATGTCTTGCTCATAAAAAATCTTCGGACAAAGTTACGATTTAATGTATAACTTTTCTTTATTCGACACCTCCAATTTAGAAATTCGGTCGCTATACTAATCCTTTAAAAATCACGTTTATATCCCAACATTATCAATCATATCGCAATGAGATATTCAAGTGCAGTTAAAATAATCTTCGGGTTTTTCTTAAGTTTTTTGACATTACAATATGCCGATGCCCATACGCCATCACTATCTTCATATTTAATGGATGCCGATGGTGTCGTAGAATTAAAGAGCAACAGCTTTAATGCAAAAAAAAGAAGCAGCTTTACCGTAAATGGAATTACCGAGCATATTGGTAGGGGGCTGACCATCATATGCTTCAAGCCAGGGAAAAAATACGAGTTCAAGACTTTTGATACCTATTCGAGCCCCGAGGCTTCCCAAGAGTTTGTAACGGTATTGACCGAAATAAAAAGTGATGGAGCCATATACGCCATTTTGGCCCACGATTCGGCATCCAAAAGCCTGGCCACGTTCTCACAAAAGCTCAAAAAAATAGGCTTTCCCGTTTTGAGCGGCCTGCAGAACAGACAGGCTTATATAGCACATAACATTCAAGGGCAGCTAATTGAAAAAATAGATGGCCTTTCTGTAACGCTCGATACCGAAATACCCGAAAACGTCTCGGTCACCAAAGAATATTTTCCTAAAATAAAATATGAGTTCGAGCCAAGTAATGACCGCTTTATTGCCCATGCGGGCGGAGAGATAAACGGGGTAAAGTCTACCAACTCCCTGCAGGCCCTGAACGAAAATTACAAAAAAGGCTTCCGTTTTTTTGAGTTGGATATCGTAGAGACGAAAGATGGTAAATTGGTCGCCGCACATGACTGGAAGATGTGGGCGCGATTCACCGATTATAAAGGTGAGCTACCGCCAACCCTCTCAGAGTTTAAAAAACATAAAATTTACGGTGATTACACTACTCTGGACTTTAAAGGGATAAACGATTGGTTCGCTGCTCACCCCGATGCCACACTAATTACCGATAAAGTTAACGACCCCATAAAATTCGCAAACAATTTTGTGGACAAGAGCAGGCTTGTTATGGAGCTGTTTAGCCTTATGGCTTTAGAGGAGGCCTCCAAAAACGGTGTTAATGCCATGATTTCCCAAGAGCCTCTACAAAAAATAAAAGGCGATAAATTGGAATATCTCAACATAAACAACATAAAATACGTTGCACTTTCGCGAAGAATCATAGAAAGTAACACAAAATTACTGCTTCAATTACGGGATAACGGAATTAAAGTATATGTCTACAACGTTAACTTTGACCCTGGAAAAGATGAAGCTTATGTGTTGGAGAACGAAATAGGCCTTGTGTATGGTATGTATGCCGATAAATGGGTCTTTGATAGTAAGAATCCATAACGCTATGCCTCTGCTTTGAAGGTCGATAATGCGTCGGCTACTTTTCTGTCGTTAGACAAACGTTGTACTTTGTTCTGGCCGCCCAATTTACCGATAGATTTCATGTATTCCCGAAAACCTTCCGGCCGTATAGCGGTAATTTTTAAGGTCTGAAGTATCTTACCATCGATCAAATCAAAATAATAACTATTCTGTTTTTGGAGTGATTGGTCCAATACTTGAATGAATTTCAACATATCGGTCGGCTCCCTTTCAAATTCCACTAACCACTCGTGATAGGGCAATTCCCCGTTCTCGGGGGTGATCTGTGGGGCAACGGTAAATTCGTTGACACGGGCATCGGTCATTGAAATGGCATCTTGCATCGCCTGTTCCACTTCTTTGGCTATCACATGCTCCCCAAAGGCAGAGATAAAATGTTTTATTCTGCCGGAAACAATGATCTTATATGGTTTCACCGAAATAAACTGAATGGTATCTCCTAGATTGTACGCCCAGAGTCCTGCATCGGTAGAGATAATCATTACGTAATTTACATTAACCTCAACATCCTTGAGGGTAATGCGCTTGGGGTTCTCCTCAAAAAACTCGTCTGCCTTTACGAACTCATAAAAAATCCCCGAGTCCAATAATAAAAGCATGCCTTTTTCGGTCTGGGAGTTTTGATAGCCGAAAAAGCCTTCGCTTGCCGGGAAAAGTTCTATACTATCTACTTTTCTGCCGATCAGGTTCTCAAACTTCGCTCTATACGGCTCATAATTTACACCCCCATAAATAAAAAGCTGAAAGTTTTGGAACAGTTTGCCTACCTTTTTGTTCGTTTTTTCATTTAGTTTCTCAAAATACATTTGTACCCAAGAGGGTATACCGGCGATAACGGTCATGTTTTCTTTTACCGTCTCCTCGACAATGGCGTTGACCTTGGTTTCCCAATCTTCTATGCAGTTGGTCTCCCAACTGGGCAAACGGTTTTTTTGTAGATAATTGGGCACATAATGTGCGGATATTCCAGAAAGTCTTCCTACTTGTATTCCGTTTTTCTCGGTCATCTCTGGACTGCCCTGTAAAAAAATCATCTTGCCATCTACGAAATCGGCATTGCCCGTTTCGTGAATGTACGTGAGAATGGCATTGCGTGATGCGTTGACTTGATTTTTAATGGACTCCTTGGTTATGGGTATGTATTTCGCTCCCGAAGTAGTTCCCGAAGTTTTAGCAAAATAGAGGGGTTTTCCTGGCCACAATATATCTGACTCGCCCTCGACCACCTTTTCAACATAGGGCTTTAGGGCCTCGTAATCACGTATGGGAACTTTTTTTACAAAATCGGAATGGGATTGTATATCCAAGAAACCATGGTCTTTGCCAAAAAGTGTGTTTTGGGCATTAGACATCAGGTGTTGAAATGTTCTCTCTTGTGTTTCAATTGGGGCGTTGACCCATTTAGAGGTTTTTTTGACTACGTTTTTGGCGAATATTTTGGCGGCAAATGATTTTAGGGACATAGGCTTATTTAAAATCGATATAATCGAGCGGGTTTACGGGTGTCCCATTGCTCCAAAGTTCAAAATGCAAATGAGGTCCAGTGGTCAGCTCGCCTGTATTTCCAACAGATGCGATAACCTCTCCGGCTCGCACAATATCGCCTTGGTATTTGTTTAGGGAACCATTGTGCTTGTATACTGAAAGCAGACCGTCTTTATGTTCTATCATGAGTACGTAACCGGTATCGGCCGTCCACTCTGCGAAGACCACGGTACCATTGGCCACAGCCTTTACAGGAGTGTCTTTTGCAGCCACAACATCTACGGCGTAATGTTTTTCCTTGCTATCGTATTCTTGGGAAATTGAACCACTGACCGGAGGAAAGAGTAAGAGATTTATGTTATCAACATCACTTTTGAATAAATTGTATTTATCCTCCAACTCTACCTGTGCCCTAAGAATGGAATCTTCTCGTATTGGTGTCAGGTCAACCGTTGAAGGGTCTATCTTAAACTGCTCAAAGAGCGAATCACGGTTCATTTCGTTGTTGGCGACATCACCCCTCAGAACCATTCTTACATTTTCTAAATACCTGTTGGTATAATTTAGGACGTTTACCAAAGAGTCGGTTTTGTACGTGAGCTCGGTCGCCTGTCTTTTCAATTTTGTAGAGGAGTATCCTGGAATATATTCGCGTAACGGGGTAAAGGCAATCAGCAATATGGTAAGGCCAATGAGCCCAACAATCAATAAAGAGCCTGTAACAAAAACATTTAATCGGCTCAATTTAAAGGATATTTTTTCCTCAAAAGTATCTTCATTAAGTATTACCAAGCGATACTTATGTAAGAGCTTTTTTCTGATTTCCTTTCGTTTTTTGTTTTTTGGGGCCATCGTAAACAAATATAGGGTTACAATTTAAAATATACGAACATTATCTATTTTCGGGTTTTTATACTTAAATACCTTTCTTATCGTTTGTATTAACAGTATGCTTACAACTTTTTTAGTACATTTGTCATTCATTTAATGAAATTTAATATGATATCATCAGCAATATTTTTAGCAATTGGGCCGTGGCAAATCGCAGTAGTCGTAGTATTGGTTCTGTTGTTGTTCGGCGGAAAGAAAATTCCTGAACTTATGAGAGGTCTGGGTAGTGGTATTAAAGAGTTTAAGGATGCATCCAAGGACGATGAAAAATTAGAGGAGAAAAAAGAAGAATAGCTTAGTTTTTTACTATTGAACTTATTCCGTTAATCTAGTATTAACGGAATTTTTTTATCCAAAAACAAGATAATACCTATTGGTTTATTTTGATGTTTCTCTGTTATTTACATCATATACAATACGATAACATGGGTTTACACGACAAAAAACCATGGTTTCACAACAAATAATGACCAAAAAGCACCATAAGCACTACTTTCATCGTTATTGTGTGCGCGTATACATCAACCAATTTGTTTTTATCTTTTCAGAGAGTTACGCCTAACAAACCAACCCGTCAACGGTTATGAAACATATCATTTCATTTTTTATTTTTTTATTGTGTTTAGGTGTTACGGCACAGAAAGCACCTGAGAGTTCCTATGCCAACTTTGAACCTAAACAGGCACTTCTTGAAAACGTTTCTCTCGCAACAATAAAAGAAAAAAAATCTATCCGTACAGTTAAAGATGCCAAAAGTATTTTTAAGGAAAACAATATCACCAATAGGTCAATAAGAAATATCAATGGCGTTGAAGATGGTTATTATGTTGTTTGCGGCACCCATAAGCAAACCGAAAACCTAAAGAAGACCACAAAAAAATTAGAGAGAAAAGGGTTTGACGTAGGCACCATTTTTAATCCTGAAAACAAATTAAACTACGTTTATTTAAATCGGTATTCGACCGTACAGGAGGTTATTGGCGCTCATAATACAAATTTTGATGGTAAGTACACCGGAAAAACATGGGTTCTCATCATTGACCGCTCTCTAAATGAAACAAGCAATCTATCTAGCTATTCCCATACCGAAATGGTGGCCAAAAACGACCTATCTGGCCCCATAACGGACTCTCTTGAAAATGGCAAGAAAAAGGGTAATCTTATTACACGTGCCGACGGTTATTTTAATAAAATGTGGTATGCTGAAGCTGCACTTCTTTACGAAGAAGCCTTAAAAGACAAGAAAAACCATAGTTTTAAGATTTTACAGAAAGCGGGCGATGCACATTATTTCAATACCAATATGGAAAGGGCTTACTATTGGTATGACCAACTTTACAGTAATCATGGCCAAGACATGTCAGCCGACAATTTATTCAAGTATGCACATTCTTTAAAAGGTACGGGTAAATATAGCCGTGCCAAAAGATTGATGCGGCTCTACAACAAAAAGATAAAAGCCGAGCACAGCGATGTGGCATCGCAACGCAACTACGATTCAAAGGAAAAGGTTTTGGACAAAATTTTGACTACGGATAAAAAATTCGATATCAAAAATTTACGGATTAATACAAAATATTCTGATTTTTCCCCTGCTTTTCACAATGATGATGAAGTTGTATTTGCTTCTGCCAAAGATTCTTCCTTTTTTAATACCAGACGGTATAAATGGAACGACCAACCCTACTTGGACCTTTATGTTTCAAAGATAAACGAGGAATCGAACGAACTTCGCAATGCCACCAAGTTCTCTAAAAAAATAAACACTAAATACCACGAGGCTACCGCTACATTCTCACCGGACAACAAGACCATGTACTTCACGAGAAACAACTTCGGCAAAAAACTGAAGCGCGACAAAAACGGCATAAACCATTTAAAAATATACAAATCCAATAAAATCGACGACGAATGGACGGAAGCTGTCGAAGTAGATTTTAATAGTGATGATTATTCGACCGGGCACCCGGCTTTGAGCCCCGACGGCAAGAAGCTGTATTTTGTTTCCGATATGCCGGGCAGTATAGGGCAAACCGATATTTTCGTGGTTGATGTACTTGAAAATGGCAGTTTTTCAGAGCCAAGAAATCTTGGACCGGAAATTAACACCAAGCACAAAGAAATGTTTCCGTTCATAAACAACAAAAAGCTCTATTTTTCTTCCAACGGCCACGTGGGCCTTGGAGGTTTGGATGTTTATGAGGCTATACTAAATGAAGAAAACGGCTTTTCAAAAGTAAAGAACGTCGGGCAACCGATCAACAGTAAAAAAGATGACTTCTCCTATATCGTAAATGAGGAAACCCAAAAAGGTTTCTTTGCCTCTAATCGTAGAGGGGGCAAAGGCGATGATGATATTTACTCCTTTGAACGTCTGATCGTTGAGGAAATCAATGAAAATGCTATTTCAGGTGTGGTAACCGAACTGGTCACCGGGGATGTAATGCCCGAAGCCCTAGTTGTATTATTGGATGAAAACAATATAAAACTCAAGGAAGTTACCGCTGGCGATGATGGTAGTTTTGTCTTTGAGGATTTGGAAAGCAATACCAAATATATCTTAAAAACCGTCAAAGGAGAGTATTTCGAAGAGGTTAGGGAGGTTTCCACAAAAGATAATGAAATGGTCAACGCTGACATATCCTTGAAAAAACTCAAAGAACTCATCGCTATTGAGGATGGTATTAAAAAGTTGAAGACCGATATGATTTACTTTGACTTTGATAGATCCCATATAAGAACCGATGCGGCGGAAGAACTCGATAAGTTGGTCGAAGTCATGAACGAATACGAGGATATGGTAATCAAAATTGAATCCCACACCGATTCTAGAGGTTCAAAATCGTACAATAAGTATTTATCCGACAAAAGGGCGAAGTCCTCAAGAGATTATCTTATCTCAAAAGGAATATCGGAAGACCGTATAGAGAGTGCTATTGGTTATGGTGAGGAAAAATTACTGAATGAATGTGATGGCAGTATCAGGTGCACGCGTCAAAAGCACAAGCGCAATAGGCGTTCGGAATTCATTATCGTAAAAATGTAATCGTATATAACATTAAGTCCATTTATAACCGGGCGCCGTGCTATATAAAGTGCGGCGCCTTTTGTTTTTAAAAATTTACACGTGATTACATGCAATACAACCGCTTTCGTAGGCCAAAAAACTACTGACGCCCCATCTTTGCCATATATAACTTTGGTCTATGCCATAAAAAGGCGTAAGCACTTACGCTCATAT from Costertonia aggregata harbors:
- a CDS encoding DUF6909 family protein, coding for MSKTSYTTRAQESTNAIERLYITMRHLFNRGFYKPTGVSGESLRNALLQLRPEIYGSVAEEKAELNGLIYVLDRLPKGIEECRYINLTSDEGYGKSHFKPIVPPKRRRNCYRIDDEQMNIEITRGRSDIYDILTHLTFLYIESHKICKKVLIEDSGDTIRDWTKLENAAKKEELTQQEREVALIHAANILGRPFQEIMGIHSVLSTKENPERFLKIIYWLGKLAIEEETTGNKRVITFSAMLRERLGHHIHGERWANTIKETLEKEKLLERPIHIISANMHSVMNSLFAKKALKKEFPENDSLKIYEALSSSENTALRDKVIESAKKNGMIPIDDISGTNIDIQIFDTAKFGNGACCYTFKDDVPDAEKPIIFVMDYAFGEQAYETIDEFLKPFKKGKEVKSFMNIASISIMGKAGILEGGKGDLMIPTAHIFEGTADNYPFENELCAKDFEGNGLKVLEGTMVTVLGTSLQNKDILKFFHKSTWNVIGLEMEGVHYQKAIQSASKIRRSISKDVKVRYAYYASDNPLKTGSTLASGGLGTTGVKPTYLITYKILEQIFDS
- a CDS encoding glycerophosphodiester phosphodiesterase family protein, whose translation is MRYSSAVKIIFGFFLSFLTLQYADAHTPSLSSYLMDADGVVELKSNSFNAKKRSSFTVNGITEHIGRGLTIICFKPGKKYEFKTFDTYSSPEASQEFVTVLTEIKSDGAIYAILAHDSASKSLATFSQKLKKIGFPVLSGLQNRQAYIAHNIQGQLIEKIDGLSVTLDTEIPENVSVTKEYFPKIKYEFEPSNDRFIAHAGGEINGVKSTNSLQALNENYKKGFRFFELDIVETKDGKLVAAHDWKMWARFTDYKGELPPTLSEFKKHKIYGDYTTLDFKGINDWFAAHPDATLITDKVNDPIKFANNFVDKSRLVMELFSLMALEEASKNGVNAMISQEPLQKIKGDKLEYLNINNIKYVALSRRIIESNTKLLLQLRDNGIKVYVYNVNFDPGKDEAYVLENEIGLVYGMYADKWVFDSKNP
- a CDS encoding GH3 auxin-responsive promoter family protein, with product MSLKSFAAKIFAKNVVKKTSKWVNAPIETQERTFQHLMSNAQNTLFGKDHGFLDIQSHSDFVKKVPIRDYEALKPYVEKVVEGESDILWPGKPLYFAKTSGTTSGAKYIPITKESIKNQVNASRNAILTYIHETGNADFVDGKMIFLQGSPEMTEKNGIQVGRLSGISAHYVPNYLQKNRLPSWETNCIEDWETKVNAIVEETVKENMTVIAGIPSWVQMYFEKLNEKTNKKVGKLFQNFQLFIYGGVNYEPYRAKFENLIGRKVDSIELFPASEGFFGYQNSQTEKGMLLLLDSGIFYEFVKADEFFEENPKRITLKDVEVNVNYVMIISTDAGLWAYNLGDTIQFISVKPYKIIVSGRIKHFISAFGEHVIAKEVEQAMQDAISMTDARVNEFTVAPQITPENGELPYHEWLVEFEREPTDMLKFIQVLDQSLQKQNSYYFDLIDGKILQTLKITAIRPEGFREYMKSIGKLGGQNKVQRLSNDRKVADALSTFKAEA
- a CDS encoding M23 family metallopeptidase; this translates as MAPKNKKRKEIRKKLLHKYRLVILNEDTFEEKISFKLSRLNVFVTGSLLIVGLIGLTILLIAFTPLREYIPGYSSTKLKRQATELTYKTDSLVNVLNYTNRYLENVRMVLRGDVANNEMNRDSLFEQFKIDPSTVDLTPIREDSILRAQVELEDKYNLFKSDVDNINLLLFPPVSGSISQEYDSKEKHYAVDVVAAKDTPVKAVANGTVVFAEWTADTGYVLMIEHKDGLLSVYKHNGSLNKYQGDIVRAGEVIASVGNTGELTTGPHLHFELWSNGTPVNPLDYIDFK
- the tatA gene encoding twin-arginine translocase TatA/TatE family subunit, which produces MISSAIFLAIGPWQIAVVVVLVLLLFGGKKIPELMRGLGSGIKEFKDASKDDEKLEEKKEE
- a CDS encoding OmpA family protein gives rise to the protein MKHIISFFIFLLCLGVTAQKAPESSYANFEPKQALLENVSLATIKEKKSIRTVKDAKSIFKENNITNRSIRNINGVEDGYYVVCGTHKQTENLKKTTKKLERKGFDVGTIFNPENKLNYVYLNRYSTVQEVIGAHNTNFDGKYTGKTWVLIIDRSLNETSNLSSYSHTEMVAKNDLSGPITDSLENGKKKGNLITRADGYFNKMWYAEAALLYEEALKDKKNHSFKILQKAGDAHYFNTNMERAYYWYDQLYSNHGQDMSADNLFKYAHSLKGTGKYSRAKRLMRLYNKKIKAEHSDVASQRNYDSKEKVLDKILTTDKKFDIKNLRINTKYSDFSPAFHNDDEVVFASAKDSSFFNTRRYKWNDQPYLDLYVSKINEESNELRNATKFSKKINTKYHEATATFSPDNKTMYFTRNNFGKKLKRDKNGINHLKIYKSNKIDDEWTEAVEVDFNSDDYSTGHPALSPDGKKLYFVSDMPGSIGQTDIFVVDVLENGSFSEPRNLGPEINTKHKEMFPFINNKKLYFSSNGHVGLGGLDVYEAILNEENGFSKVKNVGQPINSKKDDFSYIVNEETQKGFFASNRRGGKGDDDIYSFERLIVEEINENAISGVVTELVTGDVMPEALVVLLDENNIKLKEVTAGDDGSFVFEDLESNTKYILKTVKGEYFEEVREVSTKDNEMVNADISLKKLKELIAIEDGIKKLKTDMIYFDFDRSHIRTDAAEELDKLVEVMNEYEDMVIKIESHTDSRGSKSYNKYLSDKRAKSSRDYLISKGISEDRIESAIGYGEEKLLNECDGSIRCTRQKHKRNRRSEFIIVKM